A DNA window from Rubripirellula tenax contains the following coding sequences:
- a CDS encoding CIA30 family protein: MVRLLLVCGMMVGFYVPPASAQTAQALFEFTDQHDASRWQIVNDGVMGGRSSSQATITGEGQMRFSGNLSLENNGGFASVRSLPQSMGLDAGETIVMRVKGDGRKYTFNLYTPDRRTAFSYQKDFQTTAGEWTEVRLPVNEFVAHSFGRRVANMPLDATRVQSIGILLGDKNPGGFEILVDWIRVE, encoded by the coding sequence ATGGTTCGGTTACTGTTGGTTTGTGGCATGATGGTCGGATTCTACGTTCCACCCGCGTCGGCCCAAACGGCTCAAGCCTTGTTTGAATTCACTGACCAGCACGATGCATCGCGATGGCAAATCGTCAACGATGGCGTGATGGGTGGACGATCGAGCAGCCAAGCGACGATCACGGGCGAAGGCCAGATGCGGTTCTCGGGCAACCTGTCGCTAGAGAACAACGGCGGTTTCGCGTCGGTGCGATCGCTGCCGCAATCGATGGGGCTGGATGCCGGCGAGACCATTGTGATGCGTGTGAAGGGAGACGGCCGCAAGTACACGTTCAACCTCTACACGCCCGATCGAAGAACAGCGTTTTCGTACCAGAAAGATTTTCAGACCACCGCCGGCGAGTGGACTGAAGTTCGTTTACCAGTCAACGAGTTCGTTGCCCATTCGTTTGGCCGCCGAGTCGCCAACATGCCGCTCGACGCCACCCGCGTGCAGTCGATCGGCATTTTGCTGGGCGACAAAAATCCCGGCGGCTTTGAAATTCTGGTCGACTGGATTCGCGTCGAGTAA
- a CDS encoding DUF2256 domain-containing protein: protein MSPNTEPKVCCVCNRPFQWRRKWAKCWNEVKYCSERCRRSRPAKPTESKLEKTEPR, encoded by the coding sequence ATGAGCCCAAACACCGAACCGAAAGTCTGCTGCGTCTGCAATCGGCCTTTCCAGTGGCGTCGAAAGTGGGCCAAATGCTGGAACGAAGTGAAGTACTGCAGCGAGCGATGCCGACGCAGTCGTCCGGCGAAACCCACCGAATCTAAACTCGAAAAAACAGAACCAAGATGA
- a CDS encoding GspE/PulE family protein: MRRLGDILIEQGTLSADQMESAFASKPRGEMIGDWLVSQQLLSTAQLGHALAEQFEVPYIDIDPAHVNPQIARLIPEDFARSQQAGAIDISGKTMTLAMVAPDDIETIAEVELMTGYQIHPTVAMADDIVALISRVYDDRSVARQTIVDLKLTELLESSLEDGDSNSMISVEQEDAPVVRLVQAILSGAVTAGASDVHLEPYKPEMRVRYRVDGELQQVMTIPNHIEDSVISRIKVMADMDTTENRRPQDGHLNVYENGKRVGFRVSGIPTVDGQKLVLRLLDEGGKTFQLESIGMMPRDHEMLRQILDKPHGMFVVTGPTGSGKSTTLYAALQYLNRVDRNIVTVEDPVEFRLAGINQVQSDNEFGMGFANALKFIMRQDPDVIMVGEIRDSETATTAIQAALTGHLMISTLHTNDAVGAVQRLSDLGVDNFKIAGSLLGSVAQRLLRCVCDNCKLAVPANVKLLDAIDPDRKVPRDAKFYRGEGCKKCLGTGFSGRIPIFEIMPMTPEITMAIEAGVPHSKLQQLAIDAGMVELPHAGLEQALAGRTSIEEVYFKTSGDRRKTESTTVANGRRDTETTTT, encoded by the coding sequence ATGAGACGACTGGGCGATATTCTGATCGAGCAAGGAACGCTTTCCGCAGACCAAATGGAATCCGCGTTCGCTTCCAAACCGCGCGGCGAAATGATTGGCGATTGGTTGGTAAGCCAGCAACTGCTCTCAACGGCACAACTTGGCCATGCGCTGGCAGAGCAGTTCGAAGTTCCCTACATCGACATCGATCCGGCGCACGTCAATCCACAGATTGCCCGATTGATCCCCGAAGACTTTGCTCGTTCGCAACAGGCCGGTGCGATCGACATCTCGGGAAAGACCATGACGCTGGCGATGGTTGCACCCGACGATATCGAAACGATCGCCGAAGTCGAATTGATGACCGGCTATCAAATCCATCCAACCGTTGCGATGGCCGACGACATCGTGGCACTGATCAGCCGAGTCTATGACGACCGCAGTGTTGCAAGGCAAACGATCGTTGACCTAAAGCTGACAGAGTTGCTTGAATCGTCGCTTGAAGATGGCGACAGCAATTCGATGATTTCGGTGGAACAAGAAGATGCACCCGTGGTGCGTTTGGTCCAAGCAATTCTGTCGGGTGCGGTCACCGCCGGTGCCAGCGACGTTCACTTGGAACCATATAAACCTGAGATGCGCGTTCGATACCGCGTCGATGGCGAACTTCAGCAAGTGATGACGATCCCCAACCACATTGAAGACTCCGTTATCAGTCGTATCAAAGTCATGGCCGACATGGACACGACGGAGAATCGGCGTCCCCAAGACGGTCACTTGAACGTCTACGAAAACGGCAAACGCGTGGGCTTTCGCGTCAGCGGCATCCCCACGGTCGATGGTCAAAAGTTGGTGCTTCGACTGCTGGATGAAGGCGGGAAGACGTTCCAGCTTGAAAGCATCGGAATGATGCCGCGCGACCACGAAATGCTGCGCCAGATTCTGGACAAGCCGCACGGCATGTTCGTCGTGACCGGTCCGACGGGCAGCGGTAAGAGCACCACGTTGTATGCGGCGCTACAGTATTTGAATCGGGTCGACCGCAACATCGTGACGGTGGAAGACCCCGTCGAGTTTCGCTTGGCTGGAATCAATCAGGTTCAAAGCGATAACGAATTCGGAATGGGCTTTGCCAACGCGTTGAAATTCATCATGCGTCAGGATCCCGACGTGATCATGGTCGGGGAAATTCGGGACTCCGAAACCGCGACGACCGCGATCCAGGCCGCGTTGACCGGGCACTTGATGATCAGCACGCTGCACACCAACGATGCCGTTGGCGCTGTTCAACGTCTCAGCGATCTTGGTGTCGACAATTTCAAAATTGCCGGTTCACTCTTGGGTAGCGTCGCCCAGCGATTGCTTCGCTGCGTTTGTGACAACTGCAAACTTGCCGTTCCAGCCAACGTGAAACTGCTGGACGCGATCGATCCCGATCGAAAGGTGCCTCGTGACGCCAAATTTTATCGTGGCGAAGGATGCAAGAAGTGCTTGGGCACGGGGTTCTCGGGGCGGATTCCGATTTTCGAAATCATGCCGATGACGCCCGAAATCACGATGGCTATCGAAGCAGGTGTTCCCCACTCAAAACTCCAACAATTGGCAATCGACGCAGGAATGGTCGAACTGCCTCATGCAGGATTGGAACAAGCACTCGCCGGTCGAACATCGATCGAAGAGGTTTACTTTAAGACCAGCGGTGATCGCCGCAAGACGGAATCGACAACAGTTGCCAACGGACGGCGTGACACGGAAACCACGACGACTTGA
- a CDS encoding SDR family NAD(P)-dependent oxidoreductase has protein sequence MSQKNYVVVGGSHGIGLGIVQRLVAKGASVTVLSRTSDHLTELAGVTHIAVDVTTDDITGSMMPDSIHGLAYCPGSINLGPIRGVKPETMIADFNINVVGAVKCVQAAMAAMKNAGHSSIVTFSTVAVGQGLPMHASVAAAKGAVEGLSRSLAAELAPTVRVNCIAPSLTDTPLAARLLSSDEKKAAMGKRHPLGRVGMADDIAAMAEFLLCDQSPWITGQVFAVDGGMSTLRVS, from the coding sequence ATGAGCCAAAAGAATTACGTCGTCGTCGGTGGCAGCCACGGAATCGGTTTGGGAATTGTGCAACGATTGGTCGCGAAAGGCGCCAGCGTCACGGTGCTGTCGCGGACCAGCGATCACTTGACGGAATTAGCGGGCGTGACTCACATCGCGGTCGATGTCACGACCGATGACATCACCGGGTCGATGATGCCCGATTCGATCCACGGTTTGGCGTACTGTCCCGGTTCGATCAATCTGGGGCCGATTCGCGGGGTGAAGCCCGAAACCATGATCGCCGATTTCAACATCAATGTGGTTGGCGCGGTCAAGTGCGTGCAAGCAGCGATGGCGGCGATGAAGAACGCCGGCCACAGTTCGATCGTCACGTTCAGCACCGTTGCCGTCGGCCAAGGATTGCCGATGCACGCTTCTGTTGCGGCGGCCAAGGGCGCCGTAGAGGGATTGTCGCGCTCGCTAGCCGCGGAACTTGCCCCAACGGTTCGCGTCAACTGCATCGCACCGTCGCTGACCGATACTCCGTTGGCGGCAAGACTGCTTTCGAGTGATGAAAAGAAAGCGGCGATGGGCAAGCGGCATCCGTTGGGCCGAGTCGGGATGGCCGACGACATCGCGGCGATGGCCGAATTTTTGCTTTGCGACCAGTCACCGTGGATCACCGGCCAAGTGTTCGCCGTCGACGGTGGCATGTCGACGCTGCGAGTTTCTTAG
- the lipA gene encoding lipoyl synthase codes for MAFRLPVIAEPEMPEGAETSATGRLPRWLKRPIPKSNANHMTSELLTELRLETVCENAKCPNRMECYSQQTATFMILGNVCTRPCGFCSVHRGRPPQLPEVDEPARVAEAAARLGLKHVVITSVTRDDLPDGGAQHFADCIVAVRERTGASTEVLTPDFVHCKDALKIVIDAKPDVFNHNMETVPRLYRRVRGPKSDYRWTLGMMKQVKQYDPKVKTKSGLMLGLGEERGELLDALADLREYDVDFLTLGQYLQPGEKYLPVVRFVPPEEFDEIGEIAKSMGFKKVASGPFVRSSYHARDMAETEI; via the coding sequence ATGGCTTTCCGCTTACCCGTCATTGCCGAACCCGAAATGCCCGAAGGCGCTGAAACCAGTGCAACCGGGCGGTTGCCCCGCTGGTTGAAACGGCCAATTCCCAAAAGTAACGCCAACCACATGACGTCAGAACTACTGACCGAATTGCGTTTGGAAACAGTTTGCGAGAACGCCAAATGCCCCAATCGGATGGAATGCTACAGCCAGCAAACCGCCACGTTCATGATTCTTGGCAATGTGTGTACCCGCCCCTGTGGGTTCTGTTCGGTGCACCGCGGCCGGCCACCCCAATTGCCCGAAGTCGACGAGCCGGCCCGCGTCGCCGAGGCAGCCGCCCGTTTGGGGCTCAAGCACGTCGTCATCACCAGCGTGACGCGTGACGATTTGCCCGATGGGGGTGCCCAGCACTTTGCCGACTGTATCGTTGCAGTCCGCGAGCGAACGGGGGCATCGACGGAAGTGCTGACGCCGGACTTCGTGCACTGCAAAGACGCGCTGAAAATTGTCATCGACGCGAAGCCCGATGTTTTCAACCACAACATGGAAACCGTCCCGCGACTGTACCGTCGCGTTCGCGGTCCCAAGAGCGACTATCGATGGACGCTCGGAATGATGAAACAAGTCAAACAGTACGACCCGAAGGTCAAGACGAAGAGTGGCTTGATGCTTGGCTTGGGCGAAGAACGTGGCGAACTGCTGGACGCGTTGGCGGATCTTCGCGAGTATGACGTCGATTTTTTGACACTCGGCCAATACTTACAGCCGGGCGAGAAATACTTGCCCGTCGTTCGATTCGTGCCGCCGGAAGAGTTCGACGAAATCGGCGAGATCGCCAAATCGATGGGCTTCAAGAAAGTCGCCAGCGGTCCCTTTGTTCGAAGTAGCTATCACGCACGCGACATGGCCGAAACGGAAATTTAG
- a CDS encoding response regulator transcription factor: MPKLSKSMPLPVEGKSIVFNSSGVKLLLVLSEPVLADLTSFRLELLGYQVETVASGNEASASISKSAPALIIVDTMLADGDGLEWVARTRADQSTSEIPVLIFSIDTSLETVERAFHAGAQDYLISPFDPMVMEEKVERRLAVSLSSAGRKRPSAQRTTAQGATR, encoded by the coding sequence TTGCCGAAGCTATCGAAGTCGATGCCGCTGCCCGTTGAAGGTAAATCAATTGTGTTCAATTCGTCCGGTGTAAAACTGCTATTGGTTCTGTCTGAACCTGTATTGGCCGATCTGACGTCGTTTCGACTTGAACTGCTTGGGTACCAAGTGGAAACGGTAGCCAGTGGAAATGAAGCGAGCGCGTCGATCAGCAAATCTGCGCCGGCCTTGATCATTGTCGACACAATGTTGGCCGACGGCGACGGGTTGGAATGGGTTGCACGAACTCGCGCGGACCAGTCGACGTCTGAAATCCCCGTCCTGATCTTCTCGATCGATACCAGCCTAGAAACGGTGGAACGGGCTTTCCACGCCGGTGCGCAAGACTACTTGATCAGCCCCTTTGATCCGATGGTGATGGAAGAAAAGGTTGAACGGCGACTTGCCGTGTCGTTGTCATCGGCGGGGCGTAAACGTCCGTCTGCACAACGCACGACTGCACAAGGAGCCACTCGATGA
- the smpB gene encoding SsrA-binding protein SmpB, translating to MPKKNKTTATTKAAGGKKKADPGIKLVSDNRKAKHKYEIIDSVECGMMLMGSEVKAMREGKLSIDEAYIRVRNNELWLIGADISHYKNAGMWNHDPRRPRKLLVHAREYDNFAGKAHERGLTLIPLRVHFNERGIAKCVMGLVKGKKLHDKRETIKKRETDRGLQRAMRRR from the coding sequence ATGCCTAAGAAAAACAAAACCACAGCAACCACCAAAGCGGCCGGCGGCAAAAAGAAAGCCGATCCGGGCATCAAGCTCGTTTCGGACAATCGAAAAGCCAAGCACAAGTACGAAATCATCGACTCGGTCGAATGCGGCATGATGCTGATGGGCAGCGAAGTCAAGGCGATGCGGGAGGGCAAATTGTCGATCGACGAAGCCTATATCCGCGTCCGCAATAACGAGCTTTGGTTGATCGGCGCAGACATTTCGCACTACAAGAACGCCGGGATGTGGAACCACGATCCCCGCCGCCCTCGCAAGTTGCTGGTCCACGCCCGCGAGTACGACAACTTTGCGGGGAAGGCCCATGAACGTGGCCTAACGCTGATCCCGCTGCGAGTGCACTTCAACGAACGTGGCATCGCCAAATGCGTGATGGGTTTGGTCAAAGGTAAAAAATTGCACGACAAACGTGAAACGATCAAGAAACGAGAAACCGACCGCGGCCTGCAACGTGCGATGAGGAGACGATGA
- a CDS encoding GGDEF domain-containing protein, which translates to MFNALFASLRLAIAIVCIGLSLVLAGLWLDLFEHPLRMMAFFTIAGIAVYWAFVLCVMRSFEVSQVVPDRVREALDTLSEGLLVMDERDRIVLANEAFSRMVGISRESLLGRRPGRLAWVCSEVSDGDDFPWLRAVREQRQQTDQLMRYRLADGKLRFFSINASSVTGDDRATRGVLATFRDVTVSEEYRAHREQTLAMLRSSRDEISTQNRELTILASQDSLTGCLNRRSLADQFDRLWTSDPTTGHPIACLMVDNDHFKNVNDNFGHPVGDEVLRRVSKILIESFPPPALVCRYGGEEFCVVLPGTPIDSAVEQAEQIRQAIEAVHVAAVPDLKLTASIGVSETGFGAASPSALIAEADECLYVAKGSGRNRVIRYRSKPT; encoded by the coding sequence TTGTTCAATGCACTGTTCGCCTCGCTTCGATTGGCCATCGCAATCGTCTGCATCGGACTTAGCCTGGTGCTGGCGGGACTTTGGCTGGATCTGTTTGAACATCCGCTGCGGATGATGGCCTTCTTCACCATCGCCGGCATTGCGGTGTACTGGGCATTCGTTCTTTGCGTGATGCGAAGCTTCGAAGTCAGCCAGGTCGTACCCGACCGTGTTCGTGAAGCACTCGACACGCTTTCGGAAGGCCTGCTGGTGATGGACGAACGCGACCGAATCGTTCTCGCCAACGAAGCGTTCAGCCGAATGGTAGGGATCAGCCGCGAATCGCTTTTGGGTCGTCGGCCCGGCAGGCTGGCGTGGGTTTGTAGCGAAGTTTCCGATGGTGACGATTTTCCATGGCTTCGCGCGGTGCGTGAACAACGTCAACAGACTGACCAATTGATGCGTTATCGATTGGCCGATGGCAAATTGAGATTTTTTTCGATCAATGCTTCATCCGTCACCGGCGACGACCGCGCCACTCGTGGCGTTTTGGCGACGTTCCGCGACGTGACCGTGTCGGAAGAATATCGGGCTCATCGCGAACAAACGCTAGCGATGCTTCGCAGCAGCCGAGATGAGATCAGCACCCAAAATCGCGAGCTGACAATCCTGGCGTCTCAGGACTCGCTGACCGGATGTTTGAACCGACGTTCGCTGGCCGATCAGTTCGACCGACTTTGGACGTCCGATCCGACGACGGGGCATCCCATCGCTTGTTTGATGGTGGATAACGACCACTTCAAGAACGTCAACGATAACTTCGGGCACCCCGTTGGCGACGAAGTGCTCCGGCGAGTTTCAAAGATTTTGATCGAGTCGTTTCCGCCCCCTGCGCTGGTGTGTCGCTATGGCGGCGAAGAATTCTGTGTGGTTTTGCCCGGCACACCGATTGATTCGGCGGTGGAACAAGCAGAGCAGATTCGACAAGCCATCGAAGCGGTTCACGTGGCAGCGGTACCCGACCTGAAGTTGACGGCCAGCATCGGTGTCTCCGAAACCGGATTCGGGGCTGCATCGCCCAGCGCTCTGATCGCGGAAGCGGACGAATGCCTGTACGTCGCCAAGGGCAGCGGCCGCAACCGAGTGATTCGTTACCGCTCGAAACCAACCTAG
- a CDS encoding ABC transporter permease, which translates to MSLIQIAWRNFWHRSLSSVLTTMSLALGVGLVVLVLSIYGVIHEAFTRNSYVGYNLVVGPKGSPLQLTLNSVFYLSQPIENLPYTEYMEFFDKDGRAAMVKKFGGDPALGERGGRYAPFVSGGFVIPLALGDYFGEFRVVGTTPDFFEKLRHGEELDQEFTFREGRALKNYSDEYGYFEAVVGARVAKEMNVGVGDTFNPTHGDPTGHGHDLGFTIVGVMDSTGTPNDRAAFVNLEGFYLMDGHAKPIEKNEDGTEPAEVEQPTPPTNPGEFKLLSIPQREVTSILVRNGNVMFAPGMQNAINEGIRSQAAAPVGEINKLMSLIVGPLMSAMLAITLITCFVAAIGVLVAIYNSMNDRRRDIAVMRALGARRETVTAIIIAESLIIAVIGGVLGWILAHAAIALYSGRIEDQTGIQVGFLSTSGYELYILPVVIGLALFAALLPAWSAYRTDVGSNLAA; encoded by the coding sequence ATGTCACTTATTCAAATCGCGTGGCGAAATTTTTGGCATCGTTCGCTTTCCAGCGTATTGACGACGATGTCGCTTGCGCTGGGCGTCGGGTTGGTCGTCTTGGTGCTGTCAATCTATGGCGTGATCCACGAAGCGTTCACTCGCAATTCGTACGTCGGTTACAATCTGGTCGTTGGCCCCAAGGGCAGCCCGCTGCAATTGACGCTCAACAGTGTCTTCTACTTGAGCCAACCGATCGAGAACTTGCCGTACACCGAGTACATGGAGTTTTTCGACAAAGACGGCCGCGCCGCGATGGTCAAGAAGTTCGGCGGTGACCCGGCACTGGGAGAGCGAGGCGGTCGTTACGCGCCGTTCGTTTCCGGTGGATTTGTGATTCCGCTTGCCCTAGGTGATTACTTCGGCGAATTTCGAGTCGTCGGAACAACGCCTGATTTCTTTGAGAAACTTCGTCACGGCGAGGAACTGGATCAAGAATTCACGTTTCGCGAAGGACGGGCGCTAAAAAACTATTCCGACGAATATGGTTACTTCGAAGCCGTCGTCGGAGCTCGCGTTGCCAAAGAGATGAACGTTGGCGTTGGCGATACGTTCAATCCGACTCACGGCGATCCGACCGGACACGGGCATGATTTGGGATTCACGATCGTCGGCGTGATGGATTCGACGGGCACGCCCAACGACCGCGCGGCCTTCGTGAACTTGGAAGGCTTCTATTTGATGGACGGTCACGCCAAGCCGATCGAAAAGAATGAAGACGGCACCGAACCGGCCGAAGTCGAACAGCCCACGCCGCCGACCAACCCCGGCGAGTTCAAGCTGCTTTCGATCCCCCAGCGCGAAGTCACGTCGATCCTGGTTCGCAACGGCAACGTCATGTTTGCACCCGGGATGCAGAACGCGATCAACGAAGGCATCCGCAGCCAGGCGGCCGCGCCGGTGGGCGAGATCAATAAACTGATGAGCCTGATCGTTGGGCCGTTGATGTCGGCGATGTTGGCGATCACGTTGATCACGTGTTTCGTTGCCGCCATCGGTGTGTTGGTTGCAATCTACAACTCGATGAACGATCGTCGCCGAGACATCGCTGTGATGCGAGCACTTGGTGCCCGGCGAGAAACGGTGACGGCGATCATCATTGCCGAAAGTCTGATCATCGCGGTCATCGGCGGCGTTTTGGGTTGGATACTTGCTCACGCGGCAATTGCCCTTTACAGCGGTCGCATCGAAGACCAAACCGGTATCCAAGTGGGCTTTCTTAGCACCAGTGGGTACGAGCTCTACATCTTGCCGGTGGTGATCGGCTTGGCGTTGTTCGCGGCACTGTTACCGGCATGGTCGGCCTATCGAACCGATGTGGGAAGCAACCTAGCGGCCTAG
- a CDS encoding ABC transporter ATP-binding protein, translating into MSNLLQITDVVKSFPQPGGGRLNVLDVQRLSIAEGEQVALVGTSGGGKTTLLHLIAGLLTPDSGSIKLAGTELTRLSEQGRDRFRASTIGYVFQTFNLLPAFTALENVKLGMTFGRGGHDAGRAKELLGKVGLADRANYRPSQLSVGQQQRVAIARSLAGKPRLLLADEPTANVDPVSAESVLELIRSSCREENVAMLMVTHDMDVASKFDRIERLENINRAFAPTA; encoded by the coding sequence ATGAGCAACCTGTTACAGATCACCGATGTCGTGAAATCGTTTCCGCAACCTGGCGGAGGACGATTGAACGTGCTGGACGTCCAGCGGCTGAGCATTGCCGAAGGCGAGCAGGTAGCGCTGGTCGGTACCAGCGGTGGCGGCAAGACGACGCTGCTACATCTGATTGCTGGCTTGCTGACACCCGATTCGGGTTCGATCAAATTAGCCGGTACCGAATTGACGCGACTTAGCGAACAAGGTCGCGATCGTTTTCGCGCCTCGACAATTGGTTACGTCTTTCAAACCTTTAATTTGTTGCCTGCGTTCACGGCGCTCGAGAACGTCAAATTGGGAATGACGTTCGGACGAGGCGGACACGACGCGGGGCGAGCGAAAGAGTTGCTCGGCAAAGTCGGCTTGGCCGACCGCGCCAACTATCGCCCCAGCCAGCTGAGCGTCGGACAACAACAGCGTGTCGCGATCGCCCGATCCCTTGCCGGCAAGCCACGGTTGCTGTTGGCGGACGAGCCGACCGCGAATGTGGATCCGGTCAGCGCCGAGAGTGTGCTGGAACTGATTCGATCATCCTGTCGCGAAGAAAATGTGGCGATGCTGATGGTCACGCACGACATGGACGTTGCGTCCAAGTTCGACCGGATCGAACGACTCGAAAACATCAACCGCGCATTCGCACCCACTGCCTGA